The Dehalococcoidales bacterium genomic sequence CGGTCTCCCAGGTTCGACCCCAGTCCCAGGTAGGCTGCTACCGGTTCAAAGCTCATTTGTAACACCTCGCATAATAGCATCGCTCATCCGGGATACCCGCACCATCTGCGCAACGTCATGGACGCGCACCATATCGGCGCCGTGGGCAATGCCGATAGCCACGGTAGCCGCGGTACCCTCGACACGCTGGTCAAGAGGCAGGTCCAGTGTCAGGCCAATCATCGATTTTCGTGATGTTCCCAGCAGGATAGGCCTGCCCAGGGATTTCAGTTCAGCCAGACGGCGGATGATTTCCAGGTTCTGCTTCAGGCTTTTACCGAAGCCAATGCCGGGGTCAATGATAATATTCTCACCGGGCACTCCGGCTTCCATCGCCTGCCTGATAGCCCTCGTCAAGTCAGCCACCAGCTCCGCCATTATATCCGGGCTGGGAGCGTCCCGCTGGTTGCTCATCAGGAGCAGCGGGACTCCCGCCGCGGCGGCGACCCGGGCAATATCCGGGTCACGCTTCAGGCCCCAGATATCGTTAATCATGTTAGCGCCCACCTCCACCGCCCGGCTGGCCACCTCCGATTTATAGGTATCGACACTTAACGGTACCGGTACCTCCCTGGCTAATCTGGCTATCGCCGGAACTACCAGGCGCAACTCTTCTTCAATACTCTCCGCGGATTTTGGCCTGGTGCCGGGGCGGGTTGATTCCCCACCAACATCTAAAATATCAGCCCCCTCCGCGACAAAACGCCGGGCCTGGGCAACAATGGCCTCGATATCATCACCCAGCCCGTCTCCGGAAAAGGAATCCGGGCTGAGGTTGATGACCCCCATCACGTAGGTACGCTCCCCCCACCTGAACTCGGTATTACGGCAACGGGTGCCGGCTAGTGTCCGGCGGCTTTTCTCCAACTTACGCCTTTCTTCTGAAAACTGACCATGGCAGCAGTGCTACTCCTATTCTAGCACAATTTTTGCCAATTTACCGCCACCTGCCGGATACTCTAACCGAGAGTGTTTAACATCCGCCATTCCAGCCGGCGAAGCCCTCGCATGACAAACCACTGTTAGACATCTTCCCCAACTCCGGTTTGCCCGTGAAAGTGATAGTATGATACCATCTGGATGCTATTAACCTGAAAGCTCCGATACCAGGGAAAAGGAGGAAATATGGACTGCGTTTTCTGTCAGATTGCCGCCGGTGAAATACCGTCCAATATCCTTTACCGGGATGAAAGAATCGTCGTCTTTCCGGACATTAATCCCCTGGCGCCGGTACACCTGCTTATCATCCCCAGAAAGCACATCCCTTCTCTGGTCCAGCTTGCTGAAGAGGAATCTGGACTGGCCGGGGAAATGGTTGCCATCGCCAACCGGCTGGCCAGAGAGGAAGGTATCTCGGAAAGCGGCTACCGGCTGGTCATCAACTGCGGCCGGCAGGGTGGACAGGGGGTGCCCCATCTTCATCTGCACCTGCTCGGGGGACGCCAGCTCTCGAATGCGCTGGGCTAAATCCGGCCGGGCTACCGCCCTCAGGCGTTACGGGTATCTCAGCGCCCTTTTTGACGCTCAAGAAAGGTAAACAGACCGGCGATACTCTTGGCATCAAAAATATTCCCCGAGGCGATAAGACCGGGAATCTGGCTAAGGGGGACCCGGCTTAAGCTGATTTCATCCGTATCCTCAGCATGCAGCGGGCTGGGAACGAGGTCAGTAGCCAGGTAAAGATAAAGGTATTCGCTGCTGTAGCCGGGGGCAAGGTAAAACCCGCCCAGCCTCTCCACTTTCCGCGGGAGGTAACCGGTCTCCTCACGCAGCTCACGGCGGACGGCGTCTGCCGGGTCTTCCCCGGGGTCAATACCACCGGCCGGTATCTCTACAAGCTCTTTTTCCACCGCCCTGCGGAACTGATTGACCAGCAGAACATCATCATTAGCATCAACCGCCACAATAGCTACGCAGTCGCTACGCTCCACAATCTCTCGGGTCGTCTGCCGCCCATCAGGCATCTGCACGGTATCAACCCGCAGCCTCAGCGCCCGCCCTTGATAAACCAGTTGGCTGGATAGCGGCTTTTCCTCAACCAAGCTAAATCCTCCGTTAGCCGGACCCTTGCCGGTCTCCGCTGAGCAAATATCGCCGACCTTCCGCCCGGTGAATCATTGTTTGCCAGCGGTCTCTCCGGGCCGGTAGACGAGAGCTATTTCTTCGCAATTAGGGAACTGGGGACAACGGTAACATTCCGTCCAGACCTTCTGCGGCAGCTCCATCTTATCCACCTGTAAGAAGCCGAACCGCGAAAAGAAGGCGGGTTTGTAGGTCAGGCAAAATACGGTGGCGATACCAAGCTCCCCGGCTTCTTTAAGACAGGCGTCAATCAGCAGGTCGCCAACTCCCTTTCGCTGGCATTCCTCAGCCACCGCCACTGACTTTATCTCGGCCAGGTCGAGCCAGTTGACATGCAAAGCCGCACAGGCAACTACCCGCTCGCCTTCCCTGACGACAAAGTAATCCCTGATATTTTCATATATCTCGCTCAAGGGGCGTGCCAGCATCTCACCCTTGTCAGCAAAATAATTAATCAACACGTGCATCTGGGCGGCATCAGTGATTCTAGCTTTTTCTACGCAATACAATCTAATGTTTCCCCTTCAATTTTTGCTCCAGGGAGGTGTAGAACGACGTTTCCGGATGAATCCTTAAAAACCGGACTTTCCGCGCGCTATGCCTCACCCTGACAATAGCTTTATCTGATAATTCCAGGTTGATATGACCGTCAATGCTGAGCGTCGCCGGGGCGGTAGTATCCACGCACAATTTAACCATGGCCGTTGATGATAACACCATGGTATATGCCAGACTGAGATGGGGTAATATCGGCACGAGCAGGAACTCCCTGGCCCGTGGGTTCAGGACGGGACCCCCGGCCGCCAGCGCGTAGCCGGTACTGCCCGTAGCCGTGGCCACAATTACCCCGTCAGCCCGATATGTGGTCAATACCTCCTCGTCAATACTGGCTTCGACATTGATCACCCTGGCTACCGCTCCCCGCGCCACGACCACATCATTCAGGGCATAAAAGGTACGGG encodes the following:
- the folP gene encoding dihydropteroate synthase, producing the protein MEKSRRTLAGTRCRNTEFRWGERTYVMGVINLSPDSFSGDGLGDDIEAIVAQARRFVAEGADILDVGGESTRPGTRPKSAESIEEELRLVVPAIARLAREVPVPLSVDTYKSEVASRAVEVGANMINDIWGLKRDPDIARVAAAAGVPLLLMSNQRDAPSPDIMAELVADLTRAIRQAMEAGVPGENIIIDPGIGFGKSLKQNLEIIRRLAELKSLGRPILLGTSRKSMIGLTLDLPLDQRVEGTAATVAIGIAHGADMVRVHDVAQMVRVSRMSDAIMRGVTNEL
- a CDS encoding NUDIX hydrolase, with the protein product MVEEKPLSSQLVYQGRALRLRVDTVQMPDGRQTTREIVERSDCVAIVAVDANDDVLLVNQFRRAVEKELVEIPAGGIDPGEDPADAVRRELREETGYLPRKVERLGGFYLAPGYSSEYLYLYLATDLVPSPLHAEDTDEISLSRVPLSQIPGLIASGNIFDAKSIAGLFTFLERQKGR
- a CDS encoding histidine triad nucleotide-binding protein produces the protein MDCVFCQIAAGEIPSNILYRDERIVVFPDINPLAPVHLLIIPRKHIPSLVQLAEEESGLAGEMVAIANRLAREEGISESGYRLVINCGRQGGQGVPHLHLHLLGGRQLSNALG
- a CDS encoding N-acetyltransferase, which gives rise to MYCVEKARITDAAQMHVLINYFADKGEMLARPLSEIYENIRDYFVVREGERVVACAALHVNWLDLAEIKSVAVAEECQRKGVGDLLIDACLKEAGELGIATVFCLTYKPAFFSRFGFLQVDKMELPQKVWTECYRCPQFPNCEEIALVYRPGETAGKQ
- a CDS encoding NAD(+)/NADH kinase → MKRIGILYHPMREAARTMARRLEEFLGARHLAVWLSSAWEEEAGRAKVADTDLFITIGGDGTILRAAQLAIAGLTPIVGINLGQLGFMTELSIDEAEEKLTALLSGEGWIDERSLLEAELSPVDGGEEAPRTFYALNDVVVARGAVARVINVEASIDEEVLTTYRADGVIVATATGSTGYALAAGGPVLNPRAREFLLVPILPHLSLAYTMVLSSTAMVKLCVDTTAPATLSIDGHINLELSDKAIVRVRHSARKVRFLRIHPETSFYTSLEQKLKGKH